AAGTAGCAAGGTATATAGAACGAGTTTGAGCTAATAAAATTACCCAAAACATTATGAAAACATTAATTAAACCATACAATCTTATATATACATTTGTGTTTTTTCTCAAAGTAAAATATACAGAAATAGGTAGTAACTGAGCCAAATAGTCTGACACAAAATTCGGATTACCTATAGTAGTTCTTAGAGTGATTCTTTGAGAAGGATCACCATATTTACCGAAAAAGATATCATAACCAAAAAATTTATTTAAAAGCCCATCAAAAGCAATTATCGTACCAGTTATCATGAAAACAAAAAGCCCATATTCTATAAACTTGAAATCTTCACCAAAACGTGTTGTAACCAAATATGAAAAGAAAACAATCAAAACAATATAAAAAGCTATATTTGATGCCGCCGGTAAATAATGTTTATTTTCCATGTAGACAGATATCAAAGAAAGAAAAGCAGACACGCTAAAAAAAGATAAAAACATATGTGCATAAGTGTACTCAAATTTTGCAGATTTAGAAAAATATTTTATAAAATAATAGAACACGATAATTAACATAAATATCGTAAATACAAGATGCTTTTGTGTAGAATATTCATAAACGAATTTTGGAGCCATTAAAAAAGGTATTAATGCAAATAGAATGAGCATTATAAGGATATCATTAGGTAATTTAGCTTTCTCTTGCAAAAAGATACGCCCCCATTGAAGATTTTAAAATATTATATCATAGATTAATGATATTCATCTATAGCTATGTTGAACTTTCATCTAATCCTTCAATGATGTGCATAGGAAGTTGTGGATCCAGCATAACTCCATAACCTATTCCTACTAAGGTTGCTCCTACAGCTAAATATTCAAGGACGTCAGTTTTGCTGACAACACCTCCCATTCCTATTATTGGAATTTTTGGAAACAATTTTTTTACTCTATAAACACTGGCAAGCCCTAAAGGTTTGATTACTGGACCACTAATACCCCCATATCCACGTTTTAAATCCATATTTCTATCTTTAAGGCTAATCTTTGTTCCTTTGGGAGCATTTATCAAAGTTAAACCATCTGCCCCATTTTCAACACATATTTTGGCAAGTTCTTCGAGGTTTCCTTCTATTCCTAATTTTACAAATAGAGGCTTATGAGTAGCGTTACGAGTCTCTTTTATAATCTTTTTAGTTTCTTCTACGTCATTTAATATCACACTTCCTCCTTTATCCACATTAGGACAAGAAAGATTCAATTCGTTAATCTTTATTTTAGTATTTTCCAACGCTTTTATCATATAACAAAATTCATTAGAATTATATCCTCCAATGCTTGCAATTATGTTGGTATCGAACTGTTCTAAAAAAGGTAGATCATTTTTCAAAAATTCTTCAAAGCCTGGGTTTTCCAATCCTATAGAATTTATCACCCCATTTTCTATATTTATTATACGTGGAGGTGGATTACCAATTTTAGGCTTATAAGTAATCGTCTTTGTTGTAAAACCACCTAATCTTGAAAGATTTATATAATTACTAAGTTCTTTTCCATTCCCGCCTGGACCTGATGCTATCACTATTGGATTTTTAAATTTTATACCACATATGTTTATATCCATTCTAAGTTCACCTCATCGGCCTTAAATATAGGTCCATCTTTACAAATCATCTTTATTCCTTGATTGGTTTGGACTGGGCAACCCTTGCATAATCCAGCTCCACATCCCATATTCTCTTCTAAAGAAACGTAAGATTTTGTTTTAAGCATAGGGAAAAATTCAAAAAAATTTTTTATAAGGTTTTTACTACCACAGACTAAAAAATCACATTCTCGTATTTGAGATATGTTTTCAGATAAATATTCTAAAGGAGTTTTTCCAACCTTTTCGTCTACGTAAAGAGTTAAATCAGAAAAGAGTGTTTCTACATATTTTTCTTTAAAAGCAAAAACATAATCCTTAACCAGTTGTGGATATTTTTTATAAAAATATATCAATGGTGCAGAACCGCAACCACCACCTAATAAAAAATATTTATCATTTTTTTCGATTTTATTCAAAAAAGGTATTCCGTATGGTCCTCTAAGTAATACTTCATCCCCAGATTTAAGTTTAGAAAGATTTAAAGAAAATTGTCCTACAATTTTTATAAATAAAGTAATAAAATTTCCTTCTTCATTCATTATAGAAAAAGGTTTGGGCAAGTTGACATCATCTTTTACCTTGATCATTATAAATTGTCCAGGCTGCGAATGTAAAGGTTCGTCTAATTTTAATTCCAAAATAAAATAATCTTTAATTAACCTTTTTTCAGTTATCTTAGCCAATATCATATTTTATTTCTCCCTCCACAAAGGTTTTTTCGACAACCCCTGGTAATCTTTCCCCTAAAAAAGGAGTATTTTTGCCTTTGGATAAAAGAGAAAGTTCATCAACTACCCAGAATTTTTCAGTATCTAATATTACTAAATCCGCAAAATATCCTTCTTTAATGTCCCCAACATTTTCAATGCCAAATATCTTTGCAGGATAATAAGTAACCTTTTTTATCAAATCAATAAAGTTAATATCATATTTTTGAGATAATAATATTAAAGAAGATAATAAGGTTTCGACTCCTGAGATCCCATAAGGGGCACTTTGAAATTCTACTTGCTTTTCCTTTTTGGAATAAGGTGCGTGGTCAGTCACTATAATGTCTATAACTCCTTCTTGTAATCCTTTTAAAAGTTCTAATTGATCTTTCTGGGTAGGTAAAGGGGGATTAACCTTTTTATTGGTAGAATAATCTGAAAGATCTTTATCAGTGAAAAGTAAGTGATTGTGTGTTACTTCTGAAGTAACCATTACTCCTTCTTTTTTTGTTTTTCTTATTAAATCAACAGAAGCCTTTGTAGAAAGATGGGCAATATGAACATGAGTTTTACAATATTTTGCCAGTTCTATATCTCTTGCGACCATTACAGATTCTGCGATATCAGGAATACCTTCTATACCATAATGTTTTGAATAATAACCTTCTCTAACATGCCCATTTCTTGATAATTCTTTTACTTCGCAGTGATTTATTATAGGTAAACCAATCTTTTTTGAAAGTTGTAAAGCTTTTAACATTATGCAAGAATCTTCGACAGGATTTCCATCATCGCTAAAGGCTATTACTCCTTTCTCACCCATTGCTAACATATCTGTTAATTCTTTTCCTTCACGATTTTTTGTTACACTTCCAATTGGAAGAAGTTTTGCTAAATTCAACTTTTCCGATTTTAATTTCAAATATTCTACAAGGAATGGATTGTCTATAGCTGGTTCCGTATTAGGCATAACTCCCACAAGAGTTATTCCACCATGTAAAGCTGCTTTTAAACCACTTTCAAGATCTTCTCTATGTTCAAATCCTGGTTCTCGAAGATGTACGTGCATATCAATTATTCCTGGAATCAAAGTTTTACCACCTGTATCGATTATTTTGTCAAATTTTTCTTCTATTTCATCTTCTGCTATTTTAGAAATAATCTTATCTTCAATTACAATATTTTTGATTCCATTGGTTGAATGAGAGACAACGTTTGCATTTTTTATAAGAGTTTTCATAAATTACCTCCTTTTAGTACGATAATACTATCTTTAGAAATTATAAACTTCACATTTTATGGATATTTTAGCGTTTGACTTTTTATAAAATACCTCCAAATTCTAATTTTAAATCGTTCTCTATTTTTCTTGACTTCTTCGGTACTCATATCGAAAGAATGCAGAGAGTTCTGCGCACTTACTGTTATAAATTCAAAAGCGTATTTTTTAAAATTATTATTTCTAAGTCTCTAAATATTTTATCGCAAAAAATTATTTTTTAATCTTACATAAAATAAAAACACTTGCAATTTTAGCAAGTGTTTTTATTGTATTATGAGAATCTTTTAGTTTTCATTGCCTGTACCACGTTACTTTCTTTTGTCCCTATTTGTATTTTTGAAACAACTGCATTATATAACAATTCAACCATAAACATCTCTCCGATTCTAATTGCGGTGAATTCACTATCGTTTGGTTCGCCCGCAGACGTATACAAAACCAAATTAACAATTTTAGACAAAGGAGAATTCACACCAGAAGTGATACCTATTGTGAAAGCACCGGCTTCCTTGGCTACTTGAGCAGATTTGTACGTATCTCTAATTACACCTGAATGACTTATGGCAACAACAACATCTTCTTTTTCCAAGTTTGAAGCTACAATAACTTGCATATGTGGATCAGAATAGGCTACAGAGGAAAATCCTAAAGCTGCGAATTTTAAAGATGCATCCAAGGCAATTGGAAAAGATCTTCCTACTGCATAAAACAATAGCTTTTTACTTCTAATAATAATATCAGAAACTTTATCAATTTTTGTTCTATCCAACTCTGTCTGTATATCACTAAGAGATTTAATAACTTTGTTGAAAACAGTATCAAAAATATCTTTTACTTCTTTTGTTTCAGGAATAGGCATACTTAACTCTCTTGCTAAATCTATTTTAAACCTTTGATAACCTGAATAACCTGCTTTTTTTAAAAGCCTGTATACAGTAGTTTCGCTTGTTCCTGCCCAATTTGAAAGTTCTGTTATACTATAATGAATAACGTCTCCCGGACGTTCTATAATGTATTGTGCGGCTTTTTTTTCAGTATCGGTTAAAGAGTTAAATAAACCTTTTATCTTAGAAATAACCATCTAAAAACACCTCTTAATACTTAATAAATTACAATTTTTCAGTGAGTGTTTCTTTTTTATCTAAAAATACTTTAACCTGGTTTCTTATAAAATCTTCAGCATCTTTTTCGTTCATGTCTATAGTAATTTCTGCAAAGTCCGCTACTCTTCCAAAATATAATGGGACAAGAGATTTTATCAACGTTTTATCTTTTGAAGACGAATACTTGATCAGTGCATTATACAAAATGTCAACCCATTCTTCAAGCGACACCTTTCTTTCTTTTAAGATGTTATCTAAATGTTTACCTGCGAGGTTTTTCGTGATTTCATCGTTCAAACCATCGATCAATTGATTTTTTAAGTTATCAACATTTATATTTACTACTTCAGGGGTTACTTCGGGTATTTCTCCATAAATAGGAGCTTGAGTAATAGAATTTATTCTTTTCCACTTACCAGCATTTTCCAAAGTAAGATCAAATAACGTTCCGACAACTTGAGTAAACATAGGGGCAAGGTCTGAACCTGGATCCTTTGGATCATGAATCTTAGCTCCAAGAGCGGCTTGATATAAGGGTTTCTTAGAAAGCACCAAGTATTTGGTTGTTAGCCAAATGTCTATTCCGAATCTCGCTACGTCGGTTTTAGCTATTTTTTCTGCCTCAATTAAAAAAGAATCAAAAAGTTCCTTGCCAATACCAAAGTCTCCTCCGATAGGTTGTCTTACTTCTTGTCCGTATAAGGCTGTAGTTAAAGGATAACAAACTTGATTAGTTATAGTTCCATCGTACTTATGTCTTCTATAATAAGGAGTAACATAATCCGAGAGTTTTTTAATTATAGGACCTGTTAATCTTTCTATCCACCAAGGTCTCACGCTTTTTAAATCTGAGTCTAAAAACACTAAAGCTTCTGCGTTCAAATGTCTTGCAATTTCTATGATTGAAAGCATTGCACTTCCTTTACCAGCAAGTCCTATATAATCAAAAGCAACCTTAGGGATATTTCTGGTGTCGGTTTTCATAAAAGCTTCTTTTGTTCCATCTTTAGAACCACCATCAGAATTTATTATTATTCCATCTGAATTATAATATTCTCTTATACCTTCTGCAGCAGTTTTTGCGACAAAAGATATTGTACTTGAATTATTGTAACTTGGAATACCAACAACTATCTTAGCTTTTTTAGGTAATTCATTTAAAATATCTTCTTTAAAGAACATTGGCACGTTTTTATTCCTCCTTTTCTCAAATTTATTACTCACTTTAAAAATTCTAAGATTTATATTTTATCAATATTTTAGCGTTTAACTTTTTACAAAATACCTCCTCAGTTCTAACCCTCACTAACTCTGAATTTTTTAACTTTTTTGGTACTTGTAGCCAAGGAATGGGGAGAGGGCTCCTTTTAAATTCAAAATTCTATTTTTAGAAACGCTTCATTTCTAAAGGCCTTATAAAATTTAAGAATTTTGTTGGTAAAGTAACTCTTTTAATTTTTTTTCTAAGGTTTGATAAGAAAAATATTTTTTCCCTAATTCAAAGTTTTTTTGAGTTATTTCATACACTTTTTTTGAATCAAATAATATATCTAAGATTTGATCTTTTGCTTTTTTAACTTCTTCTTGATTTACTCTATACATGCCTTTTTCATATTCTGCCTTACCTCCAAGTGTGACTACTTCAAATCCTAAAGGTGCGATGTCTTTTTTGAAAACAGGGTACTCAAAGATTAAAATCGGCGTTTTAGAAAATATAGCTTCCAAAAATTGATTTCCAAAGCCTTCAAGAATACTTGGATATGTTATAAAATCAGAAATTGCATAAAAGTCCCATAAAGAAAATATCTCTTCTTCTTCATGTCTAATGTCATCGCATATAGAGGAAGCAAATTTTAGTTCCACACCTTTTTGGTTTGCGTATTCATTTAGTACATTAACATAATCAGATTCCTCAGACAAACCTGGCAATATCAAAAATATCTTTGTTTCTTCAGTTATCTTTTTGCCTTTGTAAGTTACCATACCTATATAATCTTTTAAAGCATTTTTTATTTCAGCTACAGTATCAATAGCAAGTTCTATAGCTTTTCTTCTTACGATTCTGGTAGCTTGTAAAAATATTAAATCATTAGGAGAAATTTCCAGTTTTTCATAAATTTTTATATTATAACTATCAATTTTCCATAGTGGTTGATCAAAATCAAAAACGTTTGGAATGATACAACTGTCTAAACCTTTAACTTTTTTTAGTTCTTCTTGTGCCAAAGAATTAATTACTACATGAGTAATATCTACGGGTGGGAAAAAATTTTCTAATATACTTTTAATATAATCGTTCGTTGGATTTTTATAAAAATCTCTTTCCCAATAAAAATCATGATGATGACCTATCATCTTTATAGAATTGTCCTTGCAAAATCTATAAAGTGCCACAGCGGCAGCAGGATTATGAGCCAATGAAAACATATTGTTAACAATAATTAAATCTAAAGGCATTAATTCATATAACTGATTATAAACATCTTCAATGTAATCATCTAACTCTGCTCTATACTTGTTTTCATCCCAATCGCCTAAATTAACAAAAGACTTTTCTTTTAAAATATTATTCCTTTTATCAGTATAAGCGATGAATGGTATTTTGAACCCTGCTGAAGTTCCCATGTCTCCAGCTATCAAATATACTTTATGTTTCATATCTTTCAAAACTTTTTTCCATTTTGCCATTTCCAAAGAAACTCCATCTGTTTCCCCTATTCTAAAGTGCATAAGTCCAATGTTCACTGTAATAACACCTCTTTGGGTTCAAAAAATAACTTTTTATTTTAATAATTATTAAATAATTCATTTAAAATTCTAAAGTCCCAAAAACCTTTTTTCTTAAAATGTCTATAATCAAATTCAAAGTGTTTTCTCATTCTTTAACTCCACCCGCAGTCAATCCAGCGGTAAGATATTTCTCAACACCCATAAATAATATTATAACAGGTACGGCAGTTAAAACGGAAGCAGCCATCATCTTTGCCCAAACGGCATGCTCAGAGAAGAATATTTCTCTCAATCCAACAGGTAAAGTATAAGCACTTGGATAAGGTCTGATAAAGATTGATGCAAATAAATATTCATTCCATCCTATCATAAACGCATATATAAAGACTGTAACTATAGCTGGCATAGAAAGAGGTATTATTATTCTCATTATTGTTCCAATTCTGGTACTTCCATCAATTAAGGCTGCCTCTTCAATAGACTCAGGAATGGTTCTAAAATAATTTCCAAGCATGTATAAAGAAACTGGAAGTGTTTGAATAATATAAATTATATACAAAGAGAACAAAGATGTTCCTGCAGAATTAGTCAATCCTAACCTAACAAACATTGCATACAAAGGTACTGAAAGAATGACTCCACCCACAAGGTAAACTAAAAGCACTCCTCTTTGAACAAGATCACGTCCGGGATACCATATTCTACTAAAGGAGTATGCTCCAAATATTCCTATTATTACACTTGTTAAAGCACTCAATCCTGCAACCAACAAACTATTTCCAAACCATCTCAAGAAAGGAAAAGATTCTTTTTTTCTTTCAGCCATAATATTATTTAATACTTGTTGTCTTTGCTCTTCAGGTAACCCTTCTAAAAGTTTCATCAGTTGTTGCTCTTCCTGACTCATCTGTTGTCGTATGGATTCTTGTAATCCCAATAGTTGTGCATACTGCGTTAAAGTGGGATTTCTGGGTATCAAATGTGAATCAAAAGCATCAGAATCGTATCTAAAAGAAACAGAAACCATATAAGCAAAAGGATAAGCAACAAAAATTACCACAATCACGATAAAAAACCAAAAGAAAAACGTTTTTATAAAAGATTTTTTTCTTACTACCATTTTAACACTCTCCTTACGTAAATGGTTATTAAAACCATCATCACAATGAAAAGGACTGTAGATATGGCGGCAGCAACTCCAAGTTCAGGTATGCCTACAAAAGCTCTTTCATACAAATATATAGGTAAGGTTTTTGCCTCTTTTGATAAAAGATAAACTTCTTCAAACTTATAAAAATTCCAAATACCTCTTAAAAGAACTAAAGAGCCTAATACGTAGTAAAGTTCAGGTAAAGTAATATGCCTAAATTTTTTCCAGCCGTTTGCTCCATCGATATCTGCTGCTTCGTAATAATCTTCAGGTATCGATTGTAGTCTTGATAAAATCATAAGATAAATGAAAGGAAAGTTTTTCCAAATACTGTATATAGAAACAACTATCAAAGCATTGTTGGGATCGTTGATCAAATCTTTACCGGCATCCATTATTCCTAAATTACTTAACAATAAAGTAAGTGGCCCGTTTACAGGCATCAAAACATATTGCCAAGCAAAAACTGTTGAAATAACCGGAGCAACATAAGGAAATAAAATAAGTGCCCTTACGATACTTCTACCAGGGAATTTCTTATTCATCAAAAGTGCGACTCCTAAACCAACCAAAATACTTCCTGCTACTGTTATTAAAACAAATAATAGTGTTGTACCAAATGAATTCCAAAAAGTAGCATCACTTAATATCCTGGTATAATTAGCAAATCCAACAAATTTATTTGGTTGGTTTGGAGATATTGAAACCTCAAAAAAACTGAGATATATATTGTATATAACAGGATATAAGATGAACAACCCTATTAATATTACTGCTGGAGATATAAGCTTCCAACCAAAATAGGCTTCTTTCTTTTTTAAAGGAGATAAATCTTTAAATTTATTTTCCATTTTTACCCTCCTTAAAACTAAATTTCAACGTATTTAGAAATTCTGAAACTCAGATTATATAGATGTTTTGACACTTGGTTTTTCCAAAAATACCTCCTCAACGCTAATTCTTATTTACTATGAATTTTTTAAACTTTTTCGCTACGTGTAGCGAAAGATAGAGAGGGGCTCCGCCCTGAACCCACTTTAAATTCAAAAGCTTATTTTTCAAAAATCTTTAATTCTAAAGTCCCTAAAATTCTTTCTATACCCACTTTAGAAATTCCAAAATCCTTATTATATATATGTTTTAGAATCGATTTTTTTACAAAATACCTCCTCAGTTCTAATCTTCACTAATTCTGAATTTTTTTAACTTTTTCGCTACGTGTAGCGAAAGAGAGGGGAGGGCTCCGCCCTGGACCCATTTTTCGAAAATTATCATTTCTAAAATCCTTAAGTAAAGTTTGCTGTTTTTCGAAAATAGAATTCGTTTCTTTTACCAATATTTCTCATTATTAAAAAAGGGGAATTTTTAATTCCCCTTTATATAGTTGTCGCTAAAAGATTATCTACCTAAAACTCTTTCTGCCTCTTTTTGAGCCCATTGTGCAGTTTGTTCAGGTGTCCAATCATTAGCAAACATTTGATTTATTGCTCTTCCTATTACAAAATTACCTGACAAAATAGCCATTTCGTCGATAATTTGACCTTCCACGAATTCAAATCTTTCAACGGTTTCCAAAGCGGAAATAATGGTAGTGATTTGTTCTTTTCCGTATCTTTCTAATACAGGATTATCCATAAATTCATCCATTTCAGCTATTGAACTTCTTGTTGGATTCATCCCTCCTGGTGCCATATGCAAGAAATAAATATAATTACTTCCACTCATAAGGAATTTTACCCATTGTTCAGCTGCATCTTTATTTTTTGAAGTGTCTAATATGCCTATTCCAATAACTTCACCAAATGAAGATGGCCTTATATTCATCATCATGTTTGCAAATCCTGTGTTTTCAACAAGTTTAGGATCAAAATTTTGTACAGTTCTCTTTTGTACTTCTTCTACTGCAATATCATCCATTATGTAAGTTGAATAAAAAACCATAGCTGCTTCATTATTAAGATAAGCATTCAGAGCTTCTGGAACGCCGGTAAAACCTGGACGTGAATATTTACCCAATTCTTTATAAAATGCGAATGCTTGTATCATTTCTGGGGTATTAAAAAGGATATTTCCTTCTGTGTCTATAGGTCTTGCACCATTAGAAAGTGCAACCTGTGTAAAGACTTGTTCTGTATAAGCATCCGCTCTTTTGGGAAGAACCAAACCATAAAATCTATTTTGTGGGTCATGCAAGGTTTTTGCAGCGGTCAAAATGTTGTACCATGAAATTGGTGCTCCTAAATTTTTCTCTTCAAATAAATTAGTTTTGTACCAAATTCCTTGAACCCATGCACTTAAAGGGACCCCATAATAACCACCATCTGGGGCTTGCATTAATCTTGAAACTCCGGTGTATACATCCCCAAAATCTTCGATTATTTTAGCGTTCAATTTAGTGTCCATAAAACCTTGGCTTCCTAACAATAAAATTGGAGAAATTCCTCCTTCTATAACATCTGGCAAAGTACCAGCTTGAACTGCCCTTGGAATCTGTTCCAAAATCTCGTTTTCTTCAATTGGAACTAAATTCACTTTTATTCCTGTTTGAGCTTGAAAAATTTGTGCCAACGCTCTTATTCTTTGTTGTCTATCTGTTTCTACTTGCGTGTGCCAGTAAGTAATCGATTGAGTGAAAATCAAAGCACTCATTAAAACTACTAAAAACACAGCTAACAGTTTCCTCACAGAAAACACCTCCTTAAAATTTGGGCTTTTTTGAAAAAAAATTTTAAAACTTATTTAAAAAATGAAAATTTCCTTCTTTATTATAAAATAAAAAAAATTATTTTCAAAATTTCTTTATTCTTGTTTATATCGAATTAGAAAATATTAGAAACAATTATTTTTGATTAAACAGTTTTTTCTCATTTTTTCTTGAAATTTAGTATATAAAAACCAAATTTGATATAATTATTTGATAACTGACGAGATTTGAGATTTTATAAAGTGAGCAATAATTATTAAGGATTTTAGAAATGAGACGTTTCTAAAAATAGAATTTTGAATTTAAAAGGAGTTCAGGGTAGATTTTGGAATTTCTAAAGTAAGTATAATAATTATTTACAGGAGGTATCAATATGAATAAAATAATTAAAAAAATTAAAATAAATGGTGTATTGATTGATATAATTGAAGGAGACATAACACAAGAAGAGGTTGATGCAATCGTTAATGCTGCAAATTCAGAACTTATGCATGGTGGTGGTGTTGCAGGTGTAATAGCAAAAAAAGGTGGGCCACAGGTTCAAAAGGAGTCAAATGATTACGTAAGAAAATTTGGAAGTGTGGAAACTGGAAACGTAGCTGTTACTTCGGGGGGTAATTTAAAATGTAAATATATAATTCATGCTGTTGGTCCAATATGGAAAGGTGGAAACAAAAATGAAGAAAAGTTACTGTACAGTGCAGTTTATAATTCTTTAAAAAAAGCCGAAGAGCTGAAATTAAATTCAATAGCGTTGCCTGCTATAAGTGCGGGCATATATGGTTATCCCATCGAAAAAGCTGTTCTTATTTACAAAAAAGCAGTTTTTGATTTTGTTAATAATAATCCTAAGTTTCTTAAAGATATTCGTTTTGTTATCTATGACAAAAGTTTCCTAACTTACTTTGTTAATGAGTTCGGTCAATTATGAGTTTTTTAAGGACAGTTTATTTATACAATTCATTACAAAACAATATAAAAAAATCTCGAGAAGAAATACTAAAACTTCGAGAAAAAAAGTTAAAAAAAATTTTGAGATTTGTTTTAAATAATGTACCTTTTTATAAAGAGTACTATGATTCTTTTGGTATAACGATTAAAAATATAGAATCCACAGACATTTCCGAGCTGCCTAAAATCAATAAAAATATTCTTATGGAAAACTTTAATAAATTTTTTAAAGATTCAAAAATAAATAAACAAGTAGTTGAAAATTTTTTAAGCAACAATCCAGATCCACGCGCTCTTTTGTTTAATAAATACTACGTAGTTCATAGTTCTGGAACAAGCGGTACGATAGGATATTATTTATATGGGAAAAAAGAATGGGACTTTATAAAAGCGATTTCTACACGTATGTTTCCTCATTTTGATTTAACAAGGAAGAAATATGCATTTATAGGAGCAGTTGACGGACATTACGCAGCAATAAGTTTGTTTTTATCTCCTATTAATCAGTTAGAACAATATTTTTATAAAGATTATTTAATTATGGATATAAATAAACCTATAAATGAATACATTGATATTTTGAATAAATTTAAGCCTGATAATTTGACAGGATATCCGAATGGTATAAAAAGTATAGCCCTATATCAAAAACAAAAGATTTTAAATGTAAATCCTGAAACGATAGTTACCGGTGGAGAGCCCTTGTTTAAAGAAACAAAGTTGATTTTAAAGGAAGCTTGGCCTGAGGCGAAGATAGTTAATAGCTATGCTACTTCGGAGTCTTTAGCAATGGGAGTCTCAAGAGAAGATCTCGATTATATGTATTTGTACGATGATGCAGTTTATGTTGAAATAGAAAAAGAAGGATTATTATTGACGAATTTATACAACTACACACAACCACTTATAAGATACGAAATAAGCGACATCTTAAAACCTGTTGAAAAAGAAAATACAATGTGGCCTTTTACTCCTATTGAAGATGTTGTGGGAAGAAATGAACTGATTCCGTATTTTATAAATGAAAAAAAGGAAAAAGATTTCATACATCCTATCGTTATAGCGGAATTCTTTGTTAAAGGAGTTAACAGGTTTCAATTTGTGCAAACAGGGTTGGATACTTTTACGTTTAGGATAGTTGTTTCTAAGGATAAAGATCTAAATTCTGTCTTAAAAGATACTAAAATGAGACTTCAAAATATTTTAGAAAAAAAGCAGATGAGAAATGTAAAATTTACAATAGAAGTTGTGGAAGATATAAGACCTGATGAAAAAACAGGAAA
This genomic interval from Petrotoga sp. 9PWA.NaAc.5.4 contains the following:
- a CDS encoding carbohydrate ABC transporter permease; this encodes MVVRKKSFIKTFFFWFFIVIVVIFVAYPFAYMVSVSFRYDSDAFDSHLIPRNPTLTQYAQLLGLQESIRQQMSQEEQQLMKLLEGLPEEQRQQVLNNIMAERKKESFPFLRWFGNSLLVAGLSALTSVIIGIFGAYSFSRIWYPGRDLVQRGVLLVYLVGGVILSVPLYAMFVRLGLTNSAGTSLFSLYIIYIIQTLPVSLYMLGNYFRTIPESIEEAALIDGSTRIGTIMRIIIPLSMPAIVTVFIYAFMIGWNEYLFASIFIRPYPSAYTLPVGLREIFFSEHAVWAKMMAASVLTAVPVIILFMGVEKYLTAGLTAGGVKE
- a CDS encoding carbohydrate ABC transporter permease — translated: MENKFKDLSPLKKKEAYFGWKLISPAVILIGLFILYPVIYNIYLSFFEVSISPNQPNKFVGFANYTRILSDATFWNSFGTTLLFVLITVAGSILVGLGVALLMNKKFPGRSIVRALILFPYVAPVISTVFAWQYVLMPVNGPLTLLLSNLGIMDAGKDLINDPNNALIVVSIYSIWKNFPFIYLMILSRLQSIPEDYYEAADIDGANGWKKFRHITLPELYYVLGSLVLLRGIWNFYKFEEVYLLSKEAKTLPIYLYERAFVGIPELGVAAAISTVLFIVMMVLITIYVRRVLKW
- a CDS encoding ABC transporter substrate-binding protein, producing MRKLLAVFLVVLMSALIFTQSITYWHTQVETDRQQRIRALAQIFQAQTGIKVNLVPIEENEILEQIPRAVQAGTLPDVIEGGISPILLLGSQGFMDTKLNAKIIEDFGDVYTGVSRLMQAPDGGYYGVPLSAWVQGIWYKTNLFEEKNLGAPISWYNILTAAKTLHDPQNRFYGLVLPKRADAYTEQVFTQVALSNGARPIDTEGNILFNTPEMIQAFAFYKELGKYSRPGFTGVPEALNAYLNNEAAMVFYSTYIMDDIAVEEVQKRTVQNFDPKLVENTGFANMMMNIRPSSFGEVIGIGILDTSKNKDAAEQWVKFLMSGSNYIYFLHMAPGGMNPTRSSIAEMDEFMDNPVLERYGKEQITTIISALETVERFEFVEGQIIDEMAILSGNFVIGRAINQMFANDWTPEQTAQWAQKEAERVLGR
- a CDS encoding macro domain-containing protein — translated: MNKIIKKIKINGVLIDIIEGDITQEEVDAIVNAANSELMHGGGVAGVIAKKGGPQVQKESNDYVRKFGSVETGNVAVTSGGNLKCKYIIHAVGPIWKGGNKNEEKLLYSAVYNSLKKAEELKLNSIALPAISAGIYGYPIEKAVLIYKKAVFDFVNNNPKFLKDIRFVIYDKSFLTYFVNEFGQL
- a CDS encoding phenylacetate--CoA ligase family protein — its product is MSFLRTVYLYNSLQNNIKKSREEILKLREKKLKKILRFVLNNVPFYKEYYDSFGITIKNIESTDISELPKINKNILMENFNKFFKDSKINKQVVENFLSNNPDPRALLFNKYYVVHSSGTSGTIGYYLYGKKEWDFIKAISTRMFPHFDLTRKKYAFIGAVDGHYAAISLFLSPINQLEQYFYKDYLIMDINKPINEYIDILNKFKPDNLTGYPNGIKSIALYQKQKILNVNPETIVTGGEPLFKETKLILKEAWPEAKIVNSYATSESLAMGVSREDLDYMYLYDDAVYVEIEKEGLLLTNLYNYTQPLIRYEISDILKPVEKENTMWPFTPIEDVVGRNELIPYFINEKKEKDFIHPIVIAEFFVKGVNRFQFVQTGLDTFTFRIVVSKDKDLNSVLKDTKMRLQNILEKKQMRNVKFTIEVVEDIRPDEKTGKFNLVKIEF